In a single window of the Terriglobus roseus genome:
- a CDS encoding M28 family peptidase: MFSAFLLATTLSAQTELTLPTAAQAAAKGIDAQRLREHVKTLSSDAFEGRAPGQPGGEKAAQYIANAFKAAGLQPAGDNGTYFQKVPLVGVKTRAAETKFALVPEKGAPMDLTFGTDYVTNNQVHTESADIDAPIVFVGHGIVAPEYDWDDYKGIDVKGKVALVVVNEPASEDPKFFNGKSLTYYGRWTYKFEEAGRHGAVGVLIIHRTDLASYGWQVVQNSWSGEHSYLRNDPDARLKAASWIQHSVADKLLASIGMTADEAITASDKRGFTGRDLPVRLKAHVASEIHNYESANVIAKITGAKPGRDVLYTAHYDHFGVDHTRTGDPVFHGAADNATGTAIVMEMARAYATAKVQAPSTVIFAAVTGEEQGLLGSEFLGKHLPVPAREVSLDLNYDELLPLGDVASVSAGGAQRTTVYPLMEELSKQDGLELRKGGVDAGGGYYRSDHFSLARVGIPAFSVGQGNKFVGHDEAWARAQEKDFNESKYHTPADIYSDSMDFTGNARIARFGFELGWLVMNQPKRVEWVDGDEFAAARKKSDAR; the protein is encoded by the coding sequence TTGTTTTCCGCTTTCCTGCTTGCCACCACGCTTTCTGCCCAGACCGAACTCACACTCCCAACTGCGGCACAGGCTGCGGCAAAGGGCATCGATGCACAGCGCCTGCGGGAACATGTGAAGACACTTTCCAGCGATGCTTTTGAAGGCCGTGCGCCGGGCCAGCCCGGTGGCGAGAAGGCCGCACAGTACATCGCGAATGCTTTTAAAGCGGCTGGCCTGCAGCCTGCAGGGGACAACGGGACGTACTTCCAGAAGGTACCGCTGGTTGGTGTAAAGACGCGCGCGGCGGAGACGAAGTTTGCGCTGGTCCCCGAGAAGGGAGCGCCGATGGACCTGACCTTTGGCACGGACTACGTGACAAACAACCAGGTTCATACGGAGAGTGCGGACATTGACGCACCCATCGTCTTTGTCGGTCACGGCATCGTTGCGCCCGAGTATGACTGGGACGATTACAAGGGTATCGATGTGAAGGGCAAGGTCGCGCTGGTGGTAGTGAATGAGCCCGCGAGCGAGGATCCGAAGTTCTTCAACGGCAAGTCGCTGACCTACTACGGTCGCTGGACGTACAAGTTCGAGGAGGCAGGCCGCCACGGCGCGGTGGGTGTGCTGATCATCCATCGCACGGACCTCGCGAGCTACGGCTGGCAGGTGGTGCAGAACTCCTGGAGCGGCGAACACAGCTACCTGCGCAACGATCCGGATGCGCGCCTGAAAGCTGCGAGCTGGATTCAGCACTCCGTCGCGGACAAGTTGCTTGCCAGCATCGGCATGACGGCAGACGAAGCCATCACCGCCAGCGACAAGCGAGGCTTCACCGGGCGTGATCTGCCGGTGCGGCTGAAGGCTCACGTGGCCAGCGAGATCCATAACTACGAGTCGGCAAACGTGATCGCGAAGATCACCGGTGCGAAGCCCGGCCGCGATGTTCTGTACACGGCACACTACGACCACTTCGGCGTTGACCACACGCGCACGGGCGACCCCGTCTTCCACGGTGCCGCGGATAATGCGACCGGCACAGCCATTGTGATGGAGATGGCACGTGCCTACGCGACGGCCAAGGTTCAGGCCCCGTCGACGGTGATTTTCGCCGCTGTGACGGGCGAGGAGCAGGGGCTGCTGGGATCGGAGTTCCTGGGCAAGCATCTGCCGGTGCCGGCACGCGAGGTCTCGCTCGATCTGAACTATGACGAGCTACTGCCCCTGGGCGATGTCGCCAGTGTGAGCGCTGGTGGAGCGCAGCGCACCACGGTCTATCCGCTGATGGAGGAGCTTTCGAAACAAGACGGCCTGGAACTGCGCAAGGGCGGCGTGGACGCGGGCGGCGGCTACTACCGGTCGGACCACTTCAGCCTGGCACGCGTCGGTATCCCCGCATTCTCCGTTGGCCAGGGAAACAAATTTGTCGGCCATGATGAGGCCTGGGCTCGCGCGCAGGAGAAGGACTTCAACGAGAGCAAGTACCACACGCCCGCAGACATCTACAGCGACAGCATGGACTTCACCGGCAACGCCCGCATCGCACGCTTTGGCTTCGAGCTCGGCTGGCTGGTGATGAACCAGCCCAAGCGTGTGGAGTGGGTGGATGGTGATGAGTTCGCGGCGGCGCGGAAGAAGAGCGACGCGCGGTAG
- a CDS encoding acyltransferase family protein: protein MTLPAAEARPSGPLRHIPELDGMRGIAALAVYFHHVCYSTVRDYLPVEQQSHSIRFLYSLFAYGNSGVDLFFVLSGFLITSVLIEARGSDRYYRDFYWKRVLRILPLYLLCLIVVAITLHQMGYALLSLVFLANFAAPLHVVGYGPFWTLAIEEQFYLVWPTVVKRCNTTLLLGGAVGIGIASVLLRFLFAFKSHYNYQLTPLVADSLAFGAGLACLRRSGTLRGVHALWGLWIAVLSGLALEVLILPNAVLTVPVAAATHKTAVTLLAGGVIGLCIARSGSQWLAIFRSRFLRFFGLISYAFYMVHLYVLLAWDKYIWRDSIASGQVGDTSGYWERLVACLVASIGIAVVTRYMIELPALNLRRYVLSPTGKREVAQHS from the coding sequence ATGACACTTCCAGCCGCTGAGGCAAGACCATCCGGTCCGCTTCGCCATATTCCAGAGCTAGATGGGATGCGCGGAATTGCTGCTCTTGCAGTCTATTTTCACCATGTATGTTATTCAACGGTGAGGGACTATTTACCCGTGGAGCAGCAGTCTCACTCCATCAGATTTCTGTACTCGTTATTTGCTTACGGCAATTCGGGCGTTGATCTTTTTTTTGTTCTTTCCGGATTCCTTATCACGTCGGTCTTGATTGAAGCGCGTGGCAGCGATCGGTATTACCGAGACTTCTATTGGAAGCGAGTGCTTCGGATACTGCCGCTCTATCTGCTTTGCCTGATCGTGGTAGCTATCACCTTGCATCAGATGGGTTATGCCCTACTTTCTCTTGTCTTTCTTGCAAATTTTGCAGCCCCTTTACATGTTGTCGGTTACGGTCCCTTCTGGACACTCGCGATTGAAGAGCAGTTCTATCTAGTCTGGCCGACAGTTGTGAAGCGCTGCAATACGACCCTTCTACTTGGCGGGGCGGTAGGGATCGGCATCGCCTCTGTTCTCCTGCGCTTCCTGTTCGCCTTCAAGAGCCACTACAACTACCAACTGACGCCTTTGGTTGCCGACTCCTTGGCCTTTGGAGCAGGCCTTGCCTGTCTGCGCCGGAGTGGAACTCTCCGTGGAGTACACGCTCTCTGGGGACTTTGGATCGCCGTGCTGAGCGGGTTGGCGCTTGAGGTTCTCATCCTGCCGAATGCAGTGCTCACAGTACCCGTGGCTGCGGCGACTCATAAGACCGCAGTGACGCTTCTGGCTGGTGGCGTGATCGGACTTTGCATCGCACGCAGCGGTAGTCAGTGGCTTGCTATCTTTCGATCGCGCTTCCTCCGTTTCTTCGGTCTCATTAGCTACGCCTTCTACATGGTTCACCTGTACGTATTACTCGCGTGGGACAAATACATTTGGCGCGATTCGATCGCGTCGGGCCAAGTTGGCGACACAAGCGGCTACTGGGAGCGGTTAGTGGCGTGCCTCGTCGCGTCCATCGGTATTGCTGTTGTGACCCGTTACATGATCGAGTTACCCGCCCTGAACCTGCGCCGTTATGTGCTATCGCCAACAGGCAAACGAGAAGTGGCGCAACACAGCTAG
- a CDS encoding YqjF family protein, with protein sequence MPDSPGDRPPAPKRIWRMRQRWSRLLFAHWPIPAAEVQAKLPAGLVADTFDGTAWLGVVPFTMDRVRFRSVGERTFGVPTAHAFPELNLRTYVRTLDGRSGVYFFSLDAGSLLAVIGARIGFGLPYFWARMAEEVAANGTIHYRSERRFGGSRVPASFSAQYRSLGTPSADDDLRRFLTERYALFVRRFGAVQVGHIHHEPWQLADAEAEIATNTLPQSFGFTLPDRPPVLHYSHEIQMQAWTLRRLGAR encoded by the coding sequence ATGCCTGATTCACCCGGTGACCGCCCGCCTGCCCCGAAACGTATCTGGCGCATGCGGCAACGATGGTCCCGACTGCTGTTCGCACACTGGCCGATCCCCGCTGCCGAGGTGCAGGCGAAGCTGCCCGCAGGCCTTGTCGCCGACACCTTCGACGGCACGGCCTGGCTTGGCGTCGTGCCCTTCACCATGGACCGCGTACGATTCCGCAGCGTGGGTGAGCGCACCTTCGGCGTCCCTACCGCGCACGCCTTTCCCGAATTAAACCTGCGCACCTACGTCCGCACGCTCGATGGTCGAAGCGGCGTGTATTTCTTCTCGCTTGATGCAGGCAGTCTGCTCGCCGTCATCGGAGCGCGCATCGGCTTCGGTCTTCCTTACTTCTGGGCTCGTATGGCGGAAGAGGTCGCTGCGAATGGCACCATCCATTACCGCTCCGAGCGTCGCTTCGGCGGAAGCCGTGTGCCGGCAAGCTTCTCCGCGCAGTACCGTTCGCTTGGCACTCCCAGTGCCGACGACGATCTTCGTCGCTTTCTCACGGAACGCTATGCGCTGTTCGTGCGGCGCTTCGGTGCGGTGCAGGTCGGCCACATTCATCACGAGCCCTGGCAATTAGCAGACGCGGAAGCCGAGATCGCCACCAACACGCTGCCGCAGAGCTTCGGTTTCACGCTGCCAGACCGTCCGCCGGTGCTGCACTACTCTCACGAAATCCAGATGCAGGCATGGACACTGAGAAGGTTGGGGGCGCGCTAG
- a CDS encoding FAD-dependent thymidylate synthase: MSDVQKTSPANETDVYAIHGADPEVLAYAMAKYSRSALTLRESLAEISAQKAEQFLNTFYFAYGHRSIADLAHVAFAIERLSLLAAISLVDEPRWDGQERSTRYQNFRKSGYYQPKFESSQQSAFFSQVVDSMFDGYTDIGEGMLAELKAHTPRPEGTDEASYTRTLKARAYDMARYLLPLATNTSLGQITNARTLEGQIARLLGSEYAEIRDLGEKLRAAAAGPAWNVQHGAAAEILEDIRTMDADLAARAGEHLLREVRTSPTLVKYTSPSDFEAKSKPALRQAVRELLAGAAIEPMPADSPNVELILPAASDGMSLEIDLAASLLYPHTHYRFRQVRDAVAALGEARIAELIELGLEHRGRHDELPRAFAAANGLRFDILMDIGGFRDMHRHRRCTQLLQAYTTVHGYEVPDFPGQPQVSTSPVFARYTELVERAFAFHSSVTGTGASVLPVATTPKLAAHSVAPVPVPQFGESGVRMQWGAPAAGLAATAASAVASASAADYALPLATRCRSLFTMDFAEAVYISELRSTPAGHWSYRNVAWQMYSEVARAYPSLAKHFRIRDPHEPIDLLQR, encoded by the coding sequence ATGAGCGACGTTCAGAAAACCTCCCCGGCTAACGAAACCGATGTCTACGCAATCCACGGCGCTGACCCTGAGGTACTGGCGTACGCGATGGCAAAGTATTCGCGAAGTGCTCTGACCCTGCGCGAATCGCTGGCTGAGATCAGCGCGCAGAAGGCCGAGCAGTTCCTCAACACCTTTTATTTCGCCTACGGTCACCGCTCCATCGCAGACCTGGCGCACGTCGCCTTCGCCATCGAACGCCTGTCGCTGCTGGCTGCAATCTCTCTGGTGGATGAGCCGCGATGGGACGGTCAGGAGCGATCGACCCGTTATCAGAATTTTCGCAAATCCGGATACTATCAACCGAAATTTGAATCGTCTCAACAATCGGCGTTTTTCTCGCAAGTTGTTGATTCCATGTTTGATGGATATACCGATATTGGCGAGGGCATGCTCGCCGAATTAAAGGCGCATACGCCACGGCCAGAGGGTACCGACGAGGCCAGTTACACCCGGACGCTGAAGGCGCGTGCCTATGACATGGCCCGCTACCTGCTTCCGCTGGCGACGAACACATCGCTGGGCCAGATCACCAATGCCCGGACGCTCGAAGGCCAGATCGCGCGGCTGCTGGGCAGTGAGTACGCAGAGATCCGTGACCTCGGTGAGAAGCTGCGCGCTGCTGCTGCTGGACCCGCATGGAACGTGCAGCACGGCGCCGCTGCAGAGATCCTCGAAGACATCCGCACGATGGACGCTGACCTGGCTGCACGCGCCGGCGAGCATCTGCTGCGTGAGGTCCGGACCAGCCCCACGCTGGTGAAGTACACCTCACCCAGCGACTTCGAAGCAAAGAGCAAACCTGCGCTGCGACAGGCTGTGCGCGAGCTGCTGGCCGGAGCCGCCATCGAGCCGATGCCTGCCGACTCGCCAAACGTCGAGCTCATTCTGCCTGCCGCGAGCGACGGCATGTCGCTTGAGATCGACCTCGCAGCGTCGCTGCTCTATCCACACACACACTACCGGTTCCGCCAGGTGCGGGATGCCGTCGCTGCGCTGGGTGAAGCGCGCATCGCGGAACTGATCGAGCTTGGCCTGGAGCACCGCGGACGGCATGATGAACTACCGCGTGCCTTCGCCGCTGCCAACGGCCTGCGCTTCGACATCCTCATGGACATCGGCGGCTTCCGCGACATGCATCGTCATCGCCGCTGCACGCAGCTGCTGCAGGCATACACGACCGTGCATGGCTACGAGGTGCCGGACTTCCCGGGCCAGCCGCAGGTGTCCACCTCGCCAGTCTTCGCGCGGTACACGGAGCTGGTAGAGCGCGCCTTCGCCTTCCACAGCAGCGTGACCGGAACGGGCGCATCGGTATTGCCCGTAGCGACCACGCCAAAGTTGGCGGCACATTCCGTCGCGCCAGTTCCGGTGCCGCAGTTCGGTGAGAGCGGCGTGCGCATGCAGTGGGGCGCTCCAGCGGCGGGGCTGGCAGCCACTGCGGCGTCGGCAGTAGCGAGCGCGAGTGCCGCGGACTACGCGCTTCCGCTTGCCACGCGCTGCCGTTCACTCTTCACAATGGATTTTGCCGAGGCCGTTTACATCAGCGAACTCCGGTCGACGCCCGCAGGGCACTGGAGCTACCGGAACGTGGCATGGCAGATGTACAGCGAGGTGGCTCGAGCGTATCCATCGCTGGCGAAGCATTTCCGCATCCGCGATCCGCACGAGCCCATAGACTTGCTTCAGCGATAA
- the recA gene encoding recombinase RecA: MADERGRAIELALAGIEKQFGKGSIMRLGAKDAIVPISVISTGSISFDLALGVGGVPRGRVIEIFGPESSGKTTITLQIIAEAQRMGGLAAFVDAEHALDPVYARKLGVDTDNLLISQPDYGEQALEITEALVRSGAIDVLVVDSVAALVPKAELDGEMGDSHVGLHARLMSQALRKLTGTVSKSRTSLIFINQIREKIGVMFGSPETTTGGRALKFYSSVRIDIRRIGAVKEGDVVVGSRTKTKIVKNKVAAPFREAEFDILYGEGISREGDVLDLAVVHNIVEKSGAWYSYSGERIGQGRENVRNFLKSNPPIFEKMDKELRAKLAIGVAATAPVPPAPEDGEVKAQEAVKTARR; this comes from the coding sequence GTGGCAGATGAACGCGGCAGAGCCATAGAACTCGCCCTCGCAGGCATTGAGAAGCAGTTTGGCAAGGGCTCCATCATGCGCCTGGGCGCCAAGGATGCCATCGTACCGATCTCCGTCATCTCGACGGGTTCCATCTCGTTTGACCTGGCGCTTGGCGTAGGCGGTGTGCCGCGTGGACGCGTGATTGAGATCTTCGGACCAGAGTCTTCGGGTAAGACGACGATCACGCTGCAGATCATTGCCGAGGCCCAGCGTATGGGCGGCCTGGCAGCGTTTGTGGATGCCGAGCATGCACTGGATCCTGTCTATGCGCGCAAGCTTGGCGTGGATACGGATAACCTTCTGATCTCGCAGCCGGACTACGGCGAGCAGGCACTTGAGATCACCGAGGCGCTGGTGCGCTCCGGAGCGATCGACGTTCTGGTGGTCGACTCCGTGGCCGCGCTCGTCCCGAAGGCGGAACTCGACGGTGAGATGGGCGATTCTCACGTTGGCCTGCATGCACGGCTGATGAGCCAGGCGTTGCGGAAGCTGACGGGTACCGTATCGAAGAGCCGGACAAGTCTGATCTTCATCAACCAGATCCGCGAAAAGATCGGCGTCATGTTCGGCAGCCCGGAGACCACGACCGGCGGCCGCGCGCTCAAGTTTTATTCGTCCGTCCGCATCGACATCCGCCGCATCGGCGCGGTGAAGGAAGGCGATGTCGTCGTGGGATCGCGCACCAAGACCAAGATCGTTAAGAACAAGGTTGCGGCGCCCTTCCGTGAGGCGGAGTTCGACATTCTGTACGGCGAAGGTATCTCGCGTGAGGGCGATGTGCTGGACCTGGCGGTCGTCCATAACATCGTGGAAAAGAGCGGCGCCTGGTACAGCTACTCCGGCGAGCGCATCGGCCAGGGCCGAGAGAATGTGCGTAATTTCCTGAAGAGCAACCCACCCATCTTCGAGAAGATGGACAAGGAGCTTCGCGCCAAGCTGGCCATCGGCGTCGCGGCGACGGCTCCCGTCCCGCCTGCGCCGGAAGACGGCGAAGTCAAGGCACAGGAAGCGGTCAAGACCGCCCGCCGGTAA